A genomic segment from Triticum dicoccoides isolate Atlit2015 ecotype Zavitan chromosome 1A, WEW_v2.0, whole genome shotgun sequence encodes:
- the LOC119363202 gene encoding uncharacterized protein LOC119363202 isoform X1, which yields MGVLHPELVMKSIVNVVMAGRLGSTPSSPQSSSSLGSTPGSSPTSSSMVTRTSPAALPTAWPSASLVTPVARRVSSQGYRPVASPAYDACIKGLVLSKLPAIVVIDHGKEAFTTCGDFRPGEEGHPILMCRKGEQGHGSASFPSSPRHKMICCPSESSEDGVFPTFLFGGVES from the exons ATGGGGGTGCTGCACCCGGAGCTGGTCATGAAGTCCATTGTGAATGTTGTCATGGCGGGGCGCTTAGGATCTACGCCCTCATCACCACAGTCATCATCTTCACTAGGATCAACCCCAGGTTCAAGCCCTACTTCCTCTTCTATGGTTACACGCACCTCTCCTGCGGCCTTGCCGACAGCATGGCCATCGGCATCTTTGGTGACGCCGGTGGCAAGGCGCGTGTCTTCTCAGGGTTATCGTCCCGTTGCTTCCCCCGCATATGATGCCTGCATCAAAG GTTTGGTGCTTTCAAAGCTGCCAGCAATTGTTGTGATTGACCATGGGAAGGAAGCTTTTACCACTTGTGGAGATTTTAGACCGGGTGAAGAAG GTCACCCAATTCTGATGTGCCGAAAAGGAGAGCAAGGGCACGGCAGTGCCTCCTTCCCATCTTCACCCAG gcacaagatgatttgttgCCCCTCGGAGTCTAGTGAAGACGGAGTTTTCCccacgtttcttttcggtggagttgagtcgtag